A genome region from Populus alba chromosome 3, ASM523922v2, whole genome shotgun sequence includes the following:
- the LOC118062351 gene encoding uncharacterized protein, whose amino-acid sequence MSLYLLLLLRRSSATLTINNHPLIRALHHLSLSPLDHTPNLSPPISTSPLLPPSRTLAFSSAEEAAADRRKRRRRLRIDPPFQAMQSNPPPPPPDPNAPRLPDSTNALTGHRLNLHNRVQSLIRAYDLDTASLVARNSIYSRTRPTVFTCNAIIAAMYRAKRYDDAVSLIKFFFEKHNIVPNVVSYNNLINAHCDEGKVDLGLEIYRRIIETALFSPSAVTYRHLTKGLIDAGRIEDAVALLREMLAKGHGADSLVYNNVIKGFLELGNLEKANEFFDELKERCLVYDGVINATFMDWWFKQGKDKEAMGSYKSWQDKNFKVVPATCNTILEVLVRYGKTEAACALFEHMLDNHTPPTHQAVNSDTFNIIVNECFKEAGFEEAIHTFKKVGAKSGSKPFQMDVAGYNNIIARFCENGMMEHAEEFFAALLAKCLTPDVVTFRTLIDAYLKREEIDDVLRTLNKMADAGLRVVASFGTRVFGELIKNGKEVESAEILTKMGNKDPKPDSSIYDVVVRGLCSAGELDASKDMLDQMIKYGVGIPPALKEFLIEVFGNAGRASEIKSVLDESKWINISRPAYARQPRSQHETAQMASGQPLGPSPMMGRSVSSEPQIARPQSFDVHPMSRQTELGSPQMTGQLSLESHDRQQPSEFLNMDQKHTLRPYQGQQSSWSSQHEPTQMASGQPLGPSPMTRRSVSSEPQIARSESFGVHPMSGQTQLGSPQMIGQPSRGSHNRQQPSEFHNMDQKHPSGFHNMDQQHPLRPYQGQQSSWSSQHEPAQMASGQPLGPSPMTRRSVSSEPQIARSQSFGVHPMSGQTQLGSPQMTGQPSPGSHNRQQPSEFHNMDKKLLSGLHNMDQQHPLRPYQDTTAGQQSSWSSQHEPAQMASGQPLGPSPMTGRSVSSEPQIARSQSFGVHPLSGQTQLGSPQMTGQLSLGSHNRQQPSEFPNMDQKHPLGLHNMDPPMTGRSVSSESQIARSQSFGVHPMSRQAHLGSPQMTGQPSLLGSHNREHPSEFHNMDQIHPSGLHDMDRQPPLRPYQGQQSTWSSQTIGQQPSRSFQAASQHPSRSSQAAGQHPSWYSQTGQHPLWSSKTGQQPSWSSQTGEQQPSWSSQSRGQQASWSFQAAGQHPSWSSQTGQHPSWSSHTGEQQPSWSSQSRVQQASWSRNMEQQPSGTSHVIERHPNESPEMSGQVPFESSKNGGQYSYGSPSVVRHHPVGSSQIVGQHEWQDNQQLPNGLPDMAGEYPSAALEWQHSHRQAAA is encoded by the exons atgTCCCTctatctcctcctcctcctccgtcGCTCCTCCGCTACTTTAACAATCAACAATCACCCTCTAATCCGTGCTCTTCACCACCTCAGTCTTTCTCCCCTCGATCATACCCCAAACCTTAGCCCTCCAATCTCGACTTCCCCACTCCTTCCACCGTCCCGCACACTCGCCTTCTCCTCCGCCGAAGAAGCCGCAGCAGATCGTAGGAAAAGAAGGCGTCGTCTCCGAATCGACCCTCCATTCCAAGCAATGCAAAGCaaccctccccctccccctcctgACCCCAACGCTCCTCGCCTCCCTGACTCCACAAACGCATTAACTGGCCATCGCCTTAACCTCCACAATCGGGTCCAATCCCTAATCCGCGCTTATGATCTCGACACTGCTTCCCTTGTCGCTCGCAATTCTATTTATTCCCGAACTCGCCCCACTGTTTTTACTTGCAATGCCATCATAGCTGCTATGTATCGCGCGAAAAG ATATGATGATGCAGTTTCgctaattaaattcttttttgaaaaacataatatagtGCCTAATGTTGTTTCTTATAATAATTTGATCAATGCGCATTGTGATGAGGGAAAAGTTGATTTGGGGCTTGAGATTTATAGGCGTATAATTGAGACAGCTCTGTTTTCACCGTCGGCAGTGACCTATAGGCATTTGACTAAAGGGTTGATTGATGCTGGGAGGATTGAGGATGCCGTTGCTTTGTTGAGGGAGATGTTGGCTAAAGGGCATGGTGCAGATTCGCTAGTTTACAATAATGTTATCAAAGGGTTTTTGGAGTTGGGGAACTTGGAGAAGGCTAATGAGTTTTTTGATGAGTTGAAAGAGAGGTGCTTGGTTTATGATGGAGTGATTAATGCCACGTTTATGGATTGGTGGTTTAAGCAAGGGAAGGATAAGGAGGCTATGGGAAGTTACAAGTCGTGGCAGGATAAAAATTTTAAGGTGGTGCCTGCTACTTGTAATACCATTTTGGAGGTTTTGGTTAGATATGGGAAGACAGAGGCTGCTTGTGCTTTGTTTGAGCATATGCTGGATAATCATACCCCACCGACTCACCAAGCCGTAAACTCTGATACTTTTAATATAATAGTGAATGAGTGCTTCAAGGAAGCAGGGTTTGAGGAGGCAATTCATACGTTTAAAAAGGTGGGGGCAAAGTCAGGGTCTAAGCCTTTTCAAATGGATGTTGCGGGGTACAACAATATTATCGCAAGATTTTGCGAGAATGGGATGATGGAGCACGCAGAGGAGTTTTTTGCAGCATTGTTGGCCAAGTGCTTGACCCCTGATGTCGTGACTTTTAGGACTTTAATTGATGCATATTTAAAGAGGGAAGAGATTGATGATGTTTTGAGAACGCTCAATAAAATGGCAGATGCTGGTTTGAGAGTTGTGGCAAGCTTTGGGACTAGGGTATTTGGTGAGTTGATTAAGAATGGCAAGGAAGTGGAGTCTGCAGAGATTTTGACCAAAATGGGAAACAAAGATCCTAAACCAGACTCCTCAATCTATGATGTTGTGGTTCGAGGGCTTTGTAGTGCTGGTGAATTAGATGCAAGCAAGGATATGCTGGACCAAATGATTAAATACGGTGTTGGTATTCCACCTGCATTGAAGGAATTCTTAATTGAGGTTTTTGGAAATGCTGGACGGGCTAGTGAGATTAAGAGTGTTTTGGATGAAAGTAAGTGGATTAACATTTCAAGACCTGCTTATGCAAGACAGCCTCGAAGCCAACATGAAACTGCTCAAATGGCAAGCGGGCAGCCATTAGGGCCTTCGCCAATGATGGGAAGATCAGTTTCAAGTGAACCTCAGATTGCAAGACCACAGTCCTTTGATGTCCATCCAATGTCAAGACAAACAGAATTAGGATCTCCTCAGATGACAGGGCAGCTATCACTAGAATCTCATGATAGGCAACAGCCATCAGAATTCCTTAATATGGATCAAAAACATACATTGAGACCTTATCAAG GGCAACAATCTTCATGGTCTTCTCAACATGAACCTACTCAAATGGCAAGTGGACAGCCATTAGGGCCTTCTCCAATGACACGAAGATCAGTTTCAAGTGAACCTCAGATTGCAAGATCAGAGTCTTTTGGTGTCCATCCAATGTCAGGACAGACACAATTAGGATCTCCTCAGATGATAGGGCAGCCGTCACGAGGATCTCATAATAGGCAACAGCCATCAGAATTCCATAATATGGATCAGAAACATCCATCAGGATTCCATAATATGGATCAGCAACATCCATTGAGACCTTATCAAG GGCAACAATCTTCATGGTCTTCTCAACATGAACCTGCTCAAATGGCAAGTGGGCAGCCATTAGGGCCTTCTCCAATGACACGAAGATCAGTTTCAAGTGAACCTCAGATTGCAAGATCACAGTCCTTTGGTGTCCATCCAATGTCAGGACAGACACAATTAGGATCTCCTCAGATGACAGGGCAGCCATCACCAGGATCTCATAATAGGCAACAGCCATCAGAATTCCATAATATGGATAAGAAACTTCTATCAGGATTACATAATATGGATCAGCAACATCCATTGAGACCTTATCAAG ATACAACAGCAGGACAACAATCTTCATGGTCTTCTCAACATGAACCTGCTCAAATGGCAAGTGGGCAGCCATTAGGACCTTCTCCGATGACAGGAAGATCAGTTTCAAGTGAACCTCAGATTGCCAGATCACAGTCTTTTGGTGTCCATCCATTGTCAGGTCAGACACAATTAGGATCTCCTCAGATGACAGGGCAGCTGTCACTAGGATCTCATAATAGGCAACAGCCATCAGAATTCCCTAATATGGATCAGAAACATCCATTGGGATTACATAATATGGATCCTCCGATGACAGGAAGATCAGTTTCAAGTGAATCTCAGATTGCCAGATCACAGTCCTTTGGTGTCCATCCAATGTCAAGACAAGCACATTTAGGATCTCCTCAGATGACAGGGCAACCGTCACTACTAGGATCTCATAATAGGGAACATCCATCAGAATTCCATAACATGGACCAGATACATCCATCGGGATTACATGATATGGATCGGCAACCTCCATTAAGACCTTATCAAG GGCAACAATCTACATGGTCATCCCAAACAATAGGCCAGCAGCCATCACGGTCATTTCAAGCAGCCAGCCAGCATCCGTCACGGTCTTCTCAAGCAGCAGGCCAGCATCCGTCATGGTATTCTCAGACAGGACAGCATCCGTTATGGTCGTCTAAAACTGGACAGCAGCCGTCATGGTCCTCTCAAACAGGAGAGCAGCAGCCGTCATGGTCCTCTCAAAGTAGGGGACAGCAGGCATCATGGTCATTTCAAGCAGCAGGCCAGCATCCGTCATGGTCTTCTCAGACAGGACAGCATCCATCATGGTCCTCTCACACAGGAGAGCAGCAGCCATCATGGTCCTCTCAAAGTAGGGTACAGCAGGCATCATGGTCTCGTAATATGGAACAGCAGCCATCAGGAACCTCGCATGTGATTGAACGCCATCCAAATGAATCTCCAGAGATGTCAGGACAGGTACCATTTGAATCCTCAAAGAATGGAGGTCAATATTCTTATGGATCACCTTCGGTGGTCAGACACCATCCTGTAGGATCCTCTCAGATCGTTGGACAACACGAATGGCAAGACAACCAGCAGCTG CCAAATGGACTTCCAGACATGGCTGGTGAGTATCCGTCAGCAGCCCTTGAATGGCAACACAGCCACCGGCAGGCAGCAGCATGA
- the LOC118062397 gene encoding pectinesterase, whose protein sequence is MTQAGQYISMSKKNKRLVLAIFASFLLVATIIAIAIGVNSHKNSTKNDAAHALLMASCNSTRYPDLCYSAATSFPDDSGKSDDPKAVILNSINATIDAINSNKIKADKILSTENPKKKQKTALEDCRKNYDSSLADLDKVWGELKRNPNNQLLQQKSYAENLRTKASSCKSNDDSCLDGFSHSSPLRELRDFFLGSSKDDAGKMCSNTLELIKKLIEDAQAIANRLRTTSRKLKEEDDSDEGWPEWLSVTDRRLFQSSLLTPDVVVAADGSGKYRTVSAAVAAAPKHSAKRYIIKIKAGVYRENVEVPSEKTNIMFLGDGRKKTIITASRNVVDGGTTYHSATVAVVGQGFLARDITFQNTAGASKYQAVALRVESDFAAFYKCGMLAYQNTLHVHSNRQFFTNCYIAGTVDFIFGNSAAVFQDCDIRARRPNPGQTITITAQGRSDPNQNTGIVIQKSRIGATPDLQHARSNFSAYLGRPWKEYSRTVIMQSSISDVISPAGWREWKGRFALDTLHFAEYENSGAGAGTSGRVPWKGYKVITDATEAQAFTARNFITGSSWLKSTTFPFSLGL, encoded by the exons atgaCCCAAGCCGGCCAGTACATTTCCATgtccaagaaaaacaagaggCTTGTCCTTGctatttttgcttctttcttactAGTTGCCACTATCATTGCCATTGCCATTGGCGTCAATTCTCACAAAAACTCCACCAAAAATGATGCTGCTCATGCCTTGCTGATGGCCTCATGCAACTCCACAAGGTATCCTGATTTGTGCTACTCAGCAGCTACCAGTTTCCCTGATGATTCCGGGAAATCGGATGATCCCAAAGCAGTTATTCTGAACAGCATAAACGCAACTATAGATGCTATTAATAGCAACAAGATCAAAGCGGATAAGATCCTATCCACCgagaatcctaaaaaaaaacaaaagactgcTCTCGAGGATTGTAGGAAGAATTACGACAGCAGTCTTGCCGATCTAGACAAGGTTTGGGGAGAGCTCAAACGCAACCCCAACAATCAACTTCTTCAACAAAAATCATACGCTGAAAATCTTAGAACTAAAGCGAGTTCTTGTAAATCAAATGACGACTCGTGTTTGGATGGTTTCTCTCATTCATCGCCTTTGAGGGAATTGagggatttttttcttggttccaGTAAAGATGATGCTGGAAAGATGTGTAGTAATACATTGGAATTGATCAAGAAGTTGATCGAAGACGCTCAAGCCATTGCCAATAGGCTCAGGACCACAAGCAGGAAGCTCAAGGAGGAGGACGACAGCGATGAAGGGTGGCCGGAGTGGTTGTCGGTAACGGACAGACGGCTGTTCCAATCATCATTGCTGACTCCAGACGTGGTGGTGGCAGCTGATGGCAGTGGGAAGTACAGGACAGTGTCAGCTGCAGTTGCTGCTGCACCTAAGCATAGCGCTAAGAGGTATATTATCAAAATCAAGGCAGGTGTCTACAGGGAAAATGTGGAAGTTCCAAGTGAGAAAACTAACATCATGTTTCTTGGagatggaaggaaaaaaactatcatCACAGCAAGTAGGAATGTGGTTGATGGCGGCACGACCTACCATTCAGCCACTGTTG CCGTGGTGGGTCAAGGATTCCTAGCAAGAGACATAACCTTCCAAAACACAGCCGGCGCCTCCAAGTACCAAGCCGTGGCACTACGAGTTGAGTCTGACTTTGCAGCGTTCTACAAATGTGGCATGCTGGCCTACCAAAACACCCTCCATGTCCACTCAAACCGTCAGTTCTTCACAAACTGCTACATAGCAGGCACGGTTGATTTCATTTTCGGCAATTCTGCAGCTGTTTTCCAAGATTGTGACATCCGTGCTCGCCGTCCCAATCCAGGGCAAACAATCACAATAACTGCCCAAGGGAGGAGTGATCCTAATCAAAACACTGGCATTGTAATTCAGAAGTCTAGAATCGGTGCTACTCCTGATCTACAGCATGCCAGGAGTAATTTCTCTGCGTATCTCGGTAGACCCTGGAAGGAGTATTCAAGGACTGTTATCATGCAATCATCCATAAGTGATGTGATAAGCCCGGCCGGATGGCGTGAGTGGAAGGGCAGATTCGCACTTGACACATTACATTTTGCAGAGTACGAAAACAGTGGGGCCGGTGCCGGAACCTCCGGAAGGGTTCCCTGGAAAGGATACAAGGTGATCACCGATGCAACTGAGGCTCAAGCTTTTACTGCTCGCAACTTCATCACTGGTAGTAGCTGGTTGAAATCCACTACCTTCCCATTCTCTCTTGGTCTCTGA
- the LOC118062369 gene encoding pectinesterase has product MTQAGQYTSMSKKNKRLVLAILASFLLVAAIIAIAIGVNSHKNSTKNDAAHALLMASCNSTRYPDLCYSAATSFPDDSAKSGDPKAVILKNINATIDAINSKKIEANKILSTKNPTKKQKTALEDCTKNYDSSLADLDKVWGELNRNPNNKKLQQQSYADELTTKVSACKSNEDSCFDGFSHSTISRKLRDIFLGSSEDNAGKMCSNTLSLIKGLIEDAQAIANRLKTTSRKLKEEDDSDEGWPEWLSVTDRRLFQSSLLTPDVVVAADGSGKYRTVSAAVADAPKHSAKRYIIKIKAGVYRENVEVPSEKTNIMFLGDGRKKTIITSSRNVVDGGTTYHSATVAVVGKGFLARDITFQNTAGASKYQAVALRVESDFAAFYKCGMVAYQNTLHVHSNRQFFTNCYIAGTVDFIFGNSAAVFQDCDIRARRPNPGQTITITAQGRSDPNQKTGIVIQKSRIGATPDLQHARSNFSAYLGRPWKEYSRTVIMQSSISDVISPAGWREWKGRFALNTLHFAEYENSGAGAGTAGRVPWKGYKVITDATEAQAFTARNFITGSSWLKSTTFPFSLGL; this is encoded by the exons atgaCCCAAGCCGGCCAGTACACTTCCATgtccaagaaaaacaagaggCTTGTCCTTGCTATTTTGGCTTCTTTCTTACTAGTTGCCGCTATAATTGCCATTGCCATTGGCGTGAATTCTCACAAAAACTCCACCAAAAATGATGCTGCTCATGCCTTGCTGATGGCCTCATGCAACTCCACAAGGTATCCTGATTTGTGCTACTCAGCAGCTACCAGTTTCCCTGATGATTCCGCGAAATCGGGTGATCCCAAGGCAGTTATTCTGAAAAACATAAACGCAACTATAGATGCTATTAATAGCAAAAAGATCGAAGCGAATAAGATCCTATCCACCAAAAATcctacaaaaaaacaaaagaccgCTCTCGAGGATTGTACGAAGAATTACGACAGCAGTCTTGCCGATCTAGACAAGGTTTGGGGAGAGCTCAATCGCAACCCCAACaataaaaaacttcaacaaCAATCATATGCTGATGAGCTCACAACTAAAGTGAGTGCttgtaaatcaaatgaagacTCGTGTTTCGATGGTTTCTCTCATTCAACGATATCTAGGAAATTAAGGGATATTTTTCTTGGTTCCAGTGAAGATAATGCTGGAAAGATGTGTAGTAATACATTGTCATTGATCAAGGGGTTGATCGAAGACGCTCAAGCCATTGCCAATAG GCTCAAGACCACAAGCAGGAAGCTCAAGGAGGAGGACGACAGCGATGAAGGGTGGCCGGAGTGGTTGTCGGTAACGGACAGACGGCTGTTCCAATCATCATTGCTGACTCCAGACGTGGTGGTGGCAGCTGATGGCAGTGGGAAGTACAGGACAGTGTCAGCTGCAGTTGCTGATGCACCTAAGCACAGCGCTAAGAGGTATATTATCAAAATCAAGGCAGGTGTCTACAGGGAAAATGTGGAAGTTCCAAGTGAGAAAACCAACATCATGTTTCTTGGagatggaaggaaaaaaactatcatCACATCAAGTAGGAATGTGGTTGATGGCGGCACAACCTACCATTCTGCCACTGTTG CCGTGGTGGGTAAAGGATTCCTAGCCAGAGACATAACCTTCCAAAACACAGCCGGCGCCTCCAAGTACCAAGCCGTGGCACTACGAGTTGAGTCTGACTTTGCAGCGTTCTACAAATGTGGCATGGTGGCCTACCAAAACACCCTCCATGTCCACTCAAACCGTCAGTTCTTCACAAACTGCTACATAGCAGGCACGGTTGATTTCATTTTCGGCAATTCTGCAGCTGTTTTCCAAGATTGTGACATCCGTGCTCGCCGTCCCAATCCAGGACAAACAATCACAATAACTGCCCAAGGGAGGAGTGATCCTAATCAAAAGACTGGCATTGTAATTCAGAAGTCTAGAATCGGTGCTACTCCTGATCTACAGCATGCCAGGAGTAATTTCTCTGCGTATCTTGGTAGACCCTGGAAGGAGTATTCGAGGACTGTTATCATGCAATCATCCATAAGTGATGTGATAAGCCCGGCCGGATGGCGTGAGTGGAAGGGCAGATTCGCACTTAACACATTACATTTTGCAGAGTACGAAAACAGTGGGGCCGGTGCCGGAACCGCAGGAAGGGTTCCCTGGAAAGGATACAAGGTGATCACCGATGCAACTGAGGCTCAAGCTTTTACTGCTCGCAACTTCATCACTGGTAGTAGCTGGTTGAAATCCACTACCTTCCCATTCTCTCTTGGTCTCTGA